In the Drosophila virilis strain 15010-1051.87 chromosome 4, Dvir_AGI_RSII-ME, whole genome shotgun sequence genome, GGTAAGATAGGTTTAAGTATTTCCAGCTTGATCAAGctaaaacaatatttgaagtttatttgcatgcaaaatatCAGCttatttctctcagtgtaaGCCAGTACATCCGATGTGCATGTTTCGTGCTTGACTCAAAGGGGAAAGTCGGAGGATATGGGTTATGGCATGGTAAGCGCCCATgcaatatgtatgtaagttgAGGCATATTTATGTACTAAACGCATTAAACGCTggacaattatttattaaacaagcAATGAGAAAAGATAAAGAGAAAAAACGAGAGTGagagacaaacagacagagagagagagagacagagacagacagatacaAATGGAGTAAGGCAAATGACAATGTGAACGGATGAAGATGAATGATGCATAATGATATATAGAGGTGGGCCGAGGGAGAGAGTAATACGAAAAGGAAATGCGAAATACACTCAACTTCAAGTGGGATTTTTCATTTGACAGATATGATGAATGCATAGacttgaattaaaaaaattataataaagaGAAGACAAACTAAAGTTAATTAATCAATGCAAGTTATGCGATATACTCGATGTTAGCTTTTATGTGTTAATTATAGAAACATTACACTTGGCAAATTGATTGCaaactttaaatattattataagaattgtcacattttctatttgaattatttttttgaCCATATGAATTTGGTTCTTTTAGaggattttttttaaaattagtttcACGTTTTCAATCTCGTATCTCTTGGAAATAGTACAGCTATTAACTTTTACGACAGATATAGGTCTAGTTAGGTTATATCCAGGAAAACATATACTCTTAGGTTTTCTTCATATTGAGAACATACGACTGACGTTTAGGTTCATAGAATTGcctttttatacatttatcgTAAAACGCTTTACCTAAGCAAACTTTgtctaaattaattttaagataCAGATGCAGGTCTCAATATTTACTCAGTGTTAAAAGCATGTGGCATACTGAAGCATAAatcagtatatatattttctcatatatattttaaaattctattaaaactACGCAATGGGAAAGGTAAATACGTTAATGTATATGCAAATGAAACTCTAAATGACAACTGTTCTTAGATAAAGTTTAATACGGCGCACTCGGGAGTCGAGCTGCATCGTTTGCTGCATTCGAAACTAAAGCCAAGTCTTCCGGCCCGGAAGTCCTCCATAACACTGATACTGCAAGAGAGCAAGCGGCGCAGTATTAAATTATTAGGAAATATGAAAAAGACTTTACGAGTAAACCAGAATTTCAAGTTAAAGAACGTCAAGTCCACAAAGCTAAAGAAACGGCTGCTAAAACGCCTTGTCTACAAAATACAAGCTGCTAAGCGTGACAGGAAGCTGGCGGCAAGGCTTTATGACTTAAAAAGACAATTCAAGGCGAAGACAGCACTTAAAAAGGATTCAAAATGTTCAAAGCAAACTTTGCAGCAGgtaattaaaaatcagacaGGATTTCGATTTGGTTTCTTCtccaaaaataaattctaaaataGCTTAAAATTTTAAGATGTTTCTGTTTACCTTATCAAACAGATCCCGGAAACCCCAATTGATCAATGGGTTATGTCTAATGTTGACTCTGAGCTACATGAGGAGCTGTGTGAATGTATCGATAAACTTATCGATATAAAGATAATGAAAGTGTTGCCGCTTCAACGAATCCATGTGGAGTTCCAACAGCCGCTAATCCAGTTTGTGACTTACACTGCGGAACCGCTAAGAGGACGTCGCCTTGAATGCGATTTGACCAAACTTCCCACACGATGGGAATTGCTATGGATTATGCTGCAGAGCGACAGGATCATATATAACGATCTTTTCTATATACGTCAGCAACTAAGAAGGGATCCGGAAGTTTCCTCTATATGCAGACCCACACATATGGCACAGTCCACCAACAGACAAAATCCATGCCGTCTCCTAGGAATGTTTCTTATGTGTCTCAGTTTCTTTGCCCTGATGTTTGCAATCTTTGGTCAGTCGTTTTATGGACCCACCAAGACATTTACGTTTTGGGAATggtttttaagcaaattggaTTATTTTCTGCGCCTATATTTCTATATTGATATCAACAGTTATTAAGCAAAATTGTCATTGTTGCGTTTTGTTTAGCTACAAACTAGCTTTAAATGTTCAGGAAATAAAGTTAAATCCGGCTCGTTACTTCCTGCTTATGtctaaaattaaagatcgggtaattttaacattttcgaTTCTTAAATTGTGGACTCAAGCCTAATCAGTCGAAGAAATGCTTGGCACTTAACTGGATATTCTTTGGGGCGGTGCTAGGGCTTGTGCCACGCCCCTAGAAAAGTTACTACTCAGTAAACCAAACTTTTGTAGGAAGTTCAAGCGGCGGCTGTGCGGAAGGGGCATGAAAATGGGAAACGGAATCGTAATGGGCTGGGATTGGGCATGGGTGTAGGGGTAGGGGGGTAGGGGGGTTCGGAAAATTCGGTAGTTTGGAAGGGGCTTAAACGTGGCTGTCTGTGGCGCCGGCAGCTGCTCGCTGCTATCTGCAGCTGCGATTTATTAACAGTTAGCTGCCGTTGttattttagttgttgttgcatttcgCAGCTAGCCGAAAAATTTATGGCCTGCAGCCACATGATGAA is a window encoding:
- the LOC26531762 gene encoding uncharacterized protein isoform X1, whose amino-acid sequence is MGKIKFNTAHSGVELHRLLHSKLKPSLPARKSSITLILQESKRRSIKLLGNMKKTLRVNQNFKLKNVKSTKLKKRLLKRLVYKIQAAKRDRKLAARLYDLKRQFKAKTALKKDSKCSKQTLQQIPETPIDQWVMSNVDSELHEELCECIDKLIDIKIMKVLPLQRIHVEFQQPLIQFVTYTAEPLRGRRLECDLTKLPTRWELLWIMLQSDRIIYNDLFYIRQQLRRDPEVSSICRPTHMAQSTNRQNPCRLLGMFLMCLSFFALMFAIFGQSFYGPTKTFTFWEWFLSKLDYFLRLYFYIDINSY
- the LOC26531762 gene encoding uncharacterized protein isoform X2, which translates into the protein MGKIKFNTAHSGVELHRLLHSKLKPSLPARKSSITLILQESKRRSIKLLGNMKKTLRVNQNFKLKNVKSTKLKKRLLKRLVYKIQAAKRDRKLAARLYDLKRQFKAKTALKKDSKCSKQTLQQMFLFTLSNRSRKPQLINGLCLMLTLSYMRSCVNVSINLSI